A DNA window from Luteolibacter luteus contains the following coding sequences:
- a CDS encoding type II secretion system F family protein: MSSATAASTAAKPGPGGKPEAQPQQASFSFLRASQTKEFKKKTLINLFRGISSMLRAQINTADALKYYGQGLNDKVMADTLSKIRDEINSGVSVHEAFKRTGRFSDMVVGLIQAGSDAGQLHEAFKSLASRFTSELHFQKAIRKATLMPTVIISVLIGAFITSQVKIVPQVEEMLSGVGAKPDGMTAISFKVSHITQSIWPVVVLSLIGTGITIWRSEKVRNFLLGLAMSKWRLLRLLIQSLRQMTFLATIKLLHGNGINLAKSIRVSANSVKGTPYYQELRDAADKYEHSGVPLSTAFAKYTSVDSQVVHMLSIGEKSASLDAQLDMLSQMYEEDSENYMAAFTAAVSFIVLILAVFLIAAVFIGTFLPIFLMGPKMMNANM; encoded by the coding sequence ATGAGTAGCGCCACCGCAGCCAGCACCGCAGCCAAGCCGGGACCCGGAGGAAAGCCGGAGGCCCAGCCGCAACAGGCGTCATTCAGCTTCCTCAGGGCCTCGCAGACCAAGGAGTTCAAGAAGAAGACGCTGATCAATCTCTTCCGCGGCATCAGCTCGATGCTCCGCGCCCAGATCAACACCGCGGACGCTCTCAAGTACTACGGCCAAGGTCTGAACGACAAGGTGATGGCTGACACGCTTTCCAAGATCCGGGACGAGATCAACTCGGGCGTCAGTGTTCATGAAGCCTTCAAGCGCACCGGCCGCTTCAGCGACATGGTGGTAGGCCTGATCCAGGCAGGTAGCGATGCCGGCCAGCTCCACGAGGCCTTCAAGTCCCTGGCTTCCCGCTTCACCAGCGAACTCCACTTCCAGAAGGCCATCCGCAAGGCGACGCTGATGCCCACCGTCATTATCTCCGTCCTCATCGGTGCCTTCATCACCTCCCAGGTGAAGATCGTCCCGCAGGTGGAAGAGATGCTTTCCGGTGTCGGTGCCAAGCCGGACGGCATGACTGCTATCTCCTTCAAGGTTTCCCACATCACCCAGTCCATCTGGCCGGTCGTGGTGCTGTCCCTGATCGGAACCGGAATCACCATCTGGCGTTCCGAGAAAGTACGGAACTTCCTGCTCGGCCTCGCGATGTCGAAGTGGCGCTTGCTGCGCCTTCTCATCCAGAGCCTCCGCCAGATGACCTTCCTCGCAACGATCAAACTTCTCCACGGAAACGGGATCAACCTCGCGAAGTCTATCCGCGTCTCCGCGAACAGTGTGAAGGGAACTCCCTATTACCAAGAGCTGCGCGACGCTGCTGACAAGTATGAACACTCCGGTGTTCCTCTTTCCACTGCCTTCGCGAAGTACACCTCGGTGGATTCGCAGGTGGTCCACATGCTCTCGATCGGCGAGAAGTCGGCATCCTTGGATGCCCAGCTGGATATGCTTTCGCAGATGTATGAGGAGGACAGCGAGAACTACATGGCCGCCTTCACCGCGGCGGTCAGCTTCATCGTGCTGATCCTCGCCGTGTTCCTTATCGCCGCCGTATTCATCGGAACCTTCCTGCCGATCTTCCTCATGGGTCCGAAGATGATGAATGCCAACATGTAA
- a CDS encoding type II secretion system protein, which yields MKSACSIRPARKGFTLIELSVVIFILIALLSMGFGMSKSIDKWKKGKEASETLRSVYTAQRLYLADHPTVAVNTLNPTMVAPYIPNGTGNTVPTAVSLTNATLYARVNVSPPIWTTSSGGTSGTAYDPSGSSTDSLWDVGQ from the coding sequence ATGAAGTCCGCATGTTCCATCCGTCCAGCTCGCAAGGGGTTTACCCTCATCGAGCTTTCGGTGGTGATCTTCATTCTCATCGCCCTGCTGAGCATGGGCTTCGGAATGTCCAAGTCCATCGACAAGTGGAAGAAGGGCAAGGAGGCTTCCGAAACCTTGCGCTCGGTCTACACGGCGCAACGCCTCTACTTGGCGGACCATCCGACGGTCGCGGTGAATACGCTGAATCCGACCATGGTGGCACCCTATATCCCGAATGGAACCGGGAACACCGTTCCCACCGCGGTTTCGCTCACCAACGCCACGCTCTACGCGAGGGTAAACGTTTCTCCTCCGATCTGGACTACCTCTTCCGGCGGCACCAGCGGGACGGCATATGATCCCTCCGGCAGCAGCACGGACTCCCTTTGGGACGTCGGACAATGA
- a CDS encoding alpha/beta hydrolase, giving the protein MKKQRQASSLRHLLKLAALVVAALGLASCFVVDRLVTDAILHPTRKGKDATTPEGMEARTFVMRDKVALRAWIACPEEAPRAVVFVLHGISDSKATQTGTLNFLAKRGIVGIAPDFRAHGQSGGYTATYGYVEKQDMAELRKIAAGEFPRLPVGLWGSSYGGAVALQAMEIDPEFDFAIIENTFADLRDVARQQVIHRTSLPVSGLGPYFIDRAGEAGGFDPGEISPETSIARIRVPVLHMHGEQDEVIPFEQGRRISRHAKTDKYRFVPIHKGTHYHLSAGDPASYSREVDEFLDRMTSGNK; this is encoded by the coding sequence ATGAAAAAGCAGCGACAGGCATCCAGCCTGCGGCACCTACTAAAGCTTGCCGCTCTCGTCGTGGCCGCACTCGGCCTCGCGTCCTGCTTCGTCGTGGACCGGCTGGTCACCGATGCCATCTTGCATCCTACCCGCAAGGGCAAGGATGCCACAACCCCGGAGGGGATGGAGGCCCGCACCTTCGTGATGAGGGATAAGGTGGCCCTGAGAGCGTGGATCGCATGCCCCGAGGAGGCCCCGCGTGCCGTGGTCTTCGTGCTTCACGGGATCTCGGATTCGAAAGCCACCCAGACTGGCACGTTGAACTTCCTCGCGAAGCGCGGCATCGTCGGCATTGCGCCCGACTTCCGCGCGCATGGTCAAAGCGGCGGCTACACCGCAACGTACGGCTACGTCGAAAAACAAGACATGGCGGAACTCCGGAAGATCGCAGCGGGGGAGTTTCCCCGTCTTCCTGTCGGCCTGTGGGGAAGTTCCTACGGCGGGGCTGTGGCGCTGCAAGCCATGGAAATCGATCCCGAGTTCGATTTTGCGATCATCGAGAATACCTTCGCCGATCTGCGCGATGTGGCCCGCCAGCAGGTGATCCATCGAACCTCCCTCCCGGTGTCAGGCCTCGGCCCCTATTTCATCGATCGCGCGGGAGAAGCCGGCGGTTTCGATCCCGGCGAGATCTCACCGGAAACCTCGATCGCACGGATCAGGGTCCCGGTCCTCCACATGCATGGCGAGCAGGACGAGGTGATTCCCTTCGAACAAGGCCGGAGGATTTCCCGTCATGCGAAGACGGACAAATACCGCTTCGTGCCGATCCACAAGGGAACTCACTATCACCTCAGCGCGGGAGATCCAGCCAGCTACTCACGCGAGGTCGATGAGTTTCTCGACCGCATGACCTCGGGGAACAAGTAG
- a CDS encoding ABC transporter ATP-binding protein, with amino-acid sequence MHDDCFLEIRSANVWRGDTLALRDFSLQLRHGESVAILGPNGAGKSTLLKLLTGEVRPEANHQTLCRLFGEDLWSLEDLRHRIGVVMPEDIARFHPEEEARDVVLSSLRGAFGRTRDMRFSAKDRAAADRAIERLGVSSLAGRDFGTLSSGERRRFLIARALVHNPPVMVLDEPSTALDFAASIGLTSAMRDLISGGHTLVLVTHHPGEIPPEIERVILLEHGRIVADGPKKKVLGSSKLSELFHVPLKVSWPGGWCDVRPA; translated from the coding sequence GTGCACGACGATTGCTTTCTGGAGATCCGCAGCGCGAATGTTTGGCGCGGCGATACGCTGGCACTACGGGACTTTTCACTACAACTGCGGCACGGAGAAAGTGTCGCGATCCTCGGGCCGAATGGAGCGGGAAAAAGCACCCTGCTGAAGCTCCTGACCGGCGAGGTGCGCCCCGAAGCAAATCACCAAACCCTCTGCCGGCTCTTTGGAGAAGACCTGTGGTCGTTGGAAGATCTGCGCCACCGAATCGGAGTCGTGATGCCGGAGGATATCGCTCGTTTCCATCCTGAGGAAGAGGCCCGGGACGTGGTGCTTTCCTCGTTGCGCGGTGCTTTCGGACGCACCCGGGACATGCGCTTCAGCGCGAAGGACAGGGCAGCAGCGGATCGCGCGATCGAGCGACTCGGCGTGAGTTCCTTGGCAGGTCGTGATTTCGGCACGCTTTCATCGGGCGAGCGGCGGCGTTTCCTCATCGCGCGAGCGCTCGTTCATAATCCACCGGTGATGGTGCTGGACGAGCCCTCGACCGCTCTCGATTTCGCGGCTTCAATCGGCCTGACCTCGGCCATGCGGGACCTCATTTCCGGAGGTCACACCTTGGTTCTCGTAACCCATCATCCCGGAGAAATCCCGCCGGAAATTGAGCGCGTGATTCTCTTGGAGCACGGCCGGATCGTTGCCGATGGACCCAAGAAAAAGGTCCTGGGCTCTTCCAAGCTCTCCGAGCTCTTCCATGTGCCCCTAAAGGTTTCATGGCCCGGCGGGTGGTGCGATGTGAGGCCTGCATAG
- a CDS encoding glycoside hydrolase family 97 protein encodes MAPDFRFLVAFLALLGSAHAEELLALASPDGANSITLHLDEAGVPSYQVTRKGKTVIASSPLGLRCNDQDFSRGLKLESKGEKEERRERYALTSGAKPQVDQLHHRQSVVFMNASGARLTVDLDAGNEGVAFRYRFPEEGAERTIEEELSGFRLPGDAQGWISPYNSSSSSSPAYEDYYFPVKPGDPPPYSRGGDTRGWYFPALFRTGDAWTLLTESGTDANYCGCHLGPDSKDGVYRIAFPFTDEGTRRVKHREDTKPRHSLPWTMPWRVIATGDSAGDILGSTLVTDLAEPSKIADTSWIKPGRASWSWWAYPEGQNSTDLYASFIDAAKDRTWEYSLLDAGWWKADTRKLVELGKEKGIGLHVWAHAESFYDANRRKQQLDSYADLGVKGAKIDFWCTDRQEAMEAMTATLQDAAERKLMINLHGCTLPRGWQRTWPNFMTAEAVLGSESYMYDERYTEKAAELNTILPFTRNVAGPMDYTPFGLAEKRYARKTTAAHEFAASLIFNSGIVHYADRPEAYASFPDAARQVLREAPARWDETRCLIGEPGSAVVLARRSGDIWFVTGINGQAKERPIDLDLGAFADFKKRTLIREGADAKMQLATENIEAGDKWQHVMPARGGFILRLER; translated from the coding sequence ATGGCTCCCGATTTCCGCTTTCTCGTCGCATTTCTGGCACTCCTCGGCTCCGCTCATGCGGAAGAGTTGCTGGCCTTGGCTTCTCCAGACGGTGCGAATTCGATCACTCTCCATCTCGATGAGGCGGGAGTGCCGAGCTATCAGGTCACCCGTAAGGGAAAGACCGTAATTGCCTCGTCCCCGCTAGGGCTGCGCTGCAATGACCAGGACTTTTCGCGGGGCCTCAAGCTGGAAAGCAAGGGTGAGAAGGAGGAGCGCCGCGAGCGCTATGCGCTGACTTCGGGTGCGAAGCCGCAGGTCGACCAGTTGCACCATCGGCAGAGTGTCGTGTTCATGAATGCCAGCGGGGCCAGGCTCACCGTTGACCTCGATGCGGGAAATGAAGGCGTCGCCTTTCGCTACCGCTTTCCGGAAGAGGGGGCGGAGCGGACGATCGAAGAAGAACTCAGCGGCTTCCGCCTTCCCGGTGATGCCCAAGGATGGATTTCGCCCTACAACTCCTCCAGCAGTTCCAGTCCGGCCTATGAGGACTACTATTTCCCGGTGAAGCCCGGTGATCCGCCGCCTTACTCGCGCGGTGGCGATACCCGCGGCTGGTATTTCCCGGCACTTTTCCGCACGGGGGATGCGTGGACGCTGCTCACGGAGTCCGGCACCGATGCCAACTACTGTGGCTGCCATCTGGGTCCGGATTCGAAGGATGGGGTCTACCGGATTGCCTTTCCCTTCACGGATGAGGGCACTCGCCGCGTGAAACATCGCGAGGACACGAAGCCCCGCCACAGCCTGCCATGGACCATGCCGTGGCGCGTGATCGCCACCGGTGACAGTGCAGGAGATATCCTCGGCTCCACGCTGGTCACCGACCTCGCGGAGCCTTCGAAGATCGCCGATACCTCGTGGATCAAGCCGGGCCGCGCTTCATGGAGTTGGTGGGCTTATCCGGAGGGGCAGAATAGCACCGATCTCTACGCGAGCTTCATCGATGCGGCGAAGGATCGCACGTGGGAGTACTCGCTGCTCGATGCCGGATGGTGGAAGGCGGATACGAGGAAGCTGGTGGAGCTGGGCAAGGAAAAGGGCATCGGCTTGCACGTCTGGGCGCATGCCGAGAGCTTCTACGATGCAAATCGTAGGAAGCAGCAGCTGGACAGCTACGCGGACCTGGGTGTGAAGGGAGCCAAGATCGACTTCTGGTGCACCGACCGCCAGGAAGCCATGGAGGCGATGACCGCCACGCTTCAGGATGCCGCGGAGCGGAAGCTAATGATCAATCTCCACGGCTGCACCCTTCCCCGTGGCTGGCAGCGCACCTGGCCGAACTTCATGACGGCGGAGGCGGTGCTGGGCTCGGAGTCCTACATGTACGACGAGCGCTACACGGAGAAGGCTGCGGAGTTGAATACGATCCTGCCCTTCACTCGAAATGTCGCGGGGCCGATGGACTATACGCCTTTTGGTCTCGCGGAGAAGCGCTACGCGCGCAAGACCACGGCTGCCCATGAGTTCGCGGCCTCGCTCATCTTCAATTCCGGCATCGTCCACTATGCGGACAGGCCGGAGGCCTATGCATCCTTTCCGGATGCAGCCCGGCAAGTGCTCCGCGAGGCGCCCGCGCGTTGGGATGAAACCCGCTGCCTGATCGGGGAGCCGGGCTCGGCCGTGGTGCTTGCACGCCGGAGCGGAGACATCTGGTTCGTCACGGGGATCAATGGGCAAGCCAAGGAACGCCCCATCGATCTGGATCTAGGAGCCTTTGCGGACTTCAAAAAGCGCACGCTGATCCGGGAGGGAGCGGATGCGAAGATGCAACTGGCCACGGAGAACATCGAAGCAGGAGACAAGTGGCAGCATGTCATGCCTGCGCGCGGAGGTTTCATCCTCCGGCTTGAGCGGTAG
- a CDS encoding MmcQ/YjbR family DNA-binding protein: protein MDLPDVIEYFLSKPGAEETTPFGPDVLVYKVGGKMFGLTQPDEYPSRINLKCDPDRAVALRDEYEAITPGYHMNKKHWNTIILDGSVPSALLRELIDLSHELVVSSLPKAERAKFRL from the coding sequence ATGGATCTCCCCGATGTCATCGAATACTTCCTTTCGAAGCCGGGCGCGGAGGAAACCACGCCCTTTGGTCCGGACGTCCTGGTCTACAAGGTGGGCGGGAAAATGTTCGGCCTGACCCAGCCGGACGAATATCCCAGCCGCATCAATCTGAAGTGCGATCCCGATCGCGCGGTGGCATTGCGGGACGAATACGAGGCGATCACCCCGGGCTACCACATGAACAAGAAGCACTGGAACACGATCATTCTCGATGGTTCGGTGCCATCCGCCCTGCTGCGGGAGCTGATCGATCTGTCGCATGAATTGGTTGTTTCGTCATTGCCGAAAGCGGAGCGCGCGAAGTTCCGTCTTTGA
- a CDS encoding U32 family peptidase: MQHADTTPELLSPAGNWDCARAAVAAGADAIYFGMPKFNARLRADNFTEADLPELMAFLHKHGVKGFVAMNTLIFTGELEAAERQLRLIADAGVDALIIQDLGLAKMAREIAPKVELHGSTQMTITSPEGIAFLETIFPMERAVLARELSVKEIERFGGSPTAPLEVFVHGALCVAYSGQCLTSESLGQRSANRGECAQACRMPYELVVDGVTREMGEVRYLLSPQDLAAVDMIPDLVKAGVKSFKIEGRLKTPEYVAAVTRVYRKALDACLGKTTEPISANDRYELEMTFSRGLTSGWLGGTNHPYLTHGRFGKKRGPLLGTIAACGGTWIELTDRTEVPLKPGDGVVFDAGENRDLEQGARIWKIEGERIVFHRTYSGINFSRIKPGHTIYKTSDEKLESDIRRFWQNAKLREVKLGIHFSATGKPGERLSISAECGGIKAVVQSQEPMQEASKHALSGETLEAQLGRLGDTPFELAALDFKVEGNCHMPLSELNRMRRALVDELEQADHGSGSERRDATTQVSYRDLLPEAPPKQEAEPELSVLCRSIEQVQAALDSGAGVIYCDFEDPRRYKDAVALRQNGGASKILLATPRILKPGESGYLKLIERAEPDGVLLRNLASLQYYKDRSDLLKVGDFSLNVANPITAKLLKGAANLDRLTVSYDLNIGQVMDLLNGAPSEWFELTIHQHMPMFHMEHCVFCTFLSTGTTYKDCGRPCETHIVHLRDRVGQLHRLMADVGCRNTLFNGRAQTGARFFSELRATGLAKYRIELLDEDDLGALRTISAYRDLLAGKTDAETLLENVKAFEKLGVTEGTLV; encoded by the coding sequence ATGCAGCACGCCGATACGACACCCGAATTGCTCAGCCCCGCCGGAAACTGGGACTGTGCCCGCGCCGCCGTGGCGGCAGGGGCAGATGCGATCTACTTCGGCATGCCGAAATTCAATGCCCGGCTGCGGGCGGACAATTTCACCGAGGCCGACCTGCCGGAGCTGATGGCCTTCCTCCACAAACACGGGGTGAAGGGCTTCGTGGCGATGAACACGCTCATCTTCACGGGTGAGCTGGAGGCGGCGGAGCGGCAGCTTCGCCTGATCGCGGATGCAGGAGTGGATGCCCTGATTATCCAGGATTTGGGGCTGGCGAAGATGGCCCGGGAAATTGCACCGAAGGTCGAACTCCATGGCTCGACCCAGATGACGATCACCTCGCCGGAGGGGATCGCTTTCCTAGAGACGATTTTCCCAATGGAACGCGCGGTGCTCGCCCGCGAGCTTTCCGTGAAGGAAATCGAGCGCTTCGGCGGATCTCCCACGGCGCCGCTGGAAGTTTTCGTGCATGGCGCGCTGTGCGTGGCGTACTCCGGGCAATGCCTGACGAGCGAATCGCTCGGCCAGCGCTCGGCGAACCGCGGCGAATGTGCGCAGGCCTGCCGGATGCCCTATGAATTGGTCGTGGATGGCGTGACGCGCGAGATGGGAGAGGTGCGCTACCTCCTCAGCCCGCAGGATCTCGCGGCCGTCGACATGATTCCGGACCTCGTGAAGGCCGGGGTGAAGTCCTTCAAGATCGAAGGCCGCCTCAAGACCCCGGAGTATGTGGCTGCGGTGACCCGTGTGTATCGCAAGGCGCTCGATGCTTGCCTGGGAAAGACGACCGAGCCGATTTCCGCGAACGACCGCTACGAGCTCGAGATGACTTTCTCCCGCGGGCTGACGAGCGGTTGGCTCGGCGGAACGAATCATCCCTATCTCACCCACGGACGCTTCGGGAAAAAGCGCGGTCCCTTGCTTGGCACCATCGCGGCCTGCGGCGGTACATGGATCGAACTGACTGATCGCACCGAGGTCCCGCTGAAACCAGGCGATGGCGTCGTCTTCGATGCCGGTGAGAACCGGGACTTGGAACAGGGCGCGCGCATCTGGAAAATCGAGGGCGAGCGCATCGTCTTCCATCGCACCTACAGCGGCATCAATTTCTCCCGCATCAAGCCGGGGCATACCATCTACAAGACCTCCGATGAGAAGCTGGAATCCGATATCCGCCGCTTCTGGCAGAATGCGAAGCTGCGCGAGGTGAAGCTGGGTATCCACTTCAGTGCCACGGGGAAGCCCGGTGAGCGGCTGTCGATTTCAGCGGAGTGCGGAGGAATCAAGGCGGTGGTGCAATCCCAGGAGCCGATGCAGGAGGCCTCCAAGCACGCGCTCTCTGGCGAGACGCTCGAGGCACAGCTCGGAAGACTGGGAGATACGCCTTTTGAGCTGGCTGCACTGGATTTCAAGGTGGAGGGCAACTGCCACATGCCATTGTCCGAGCTGAACCGCATGCGACGGGCCTTGGTGGATGAACTGGAGCAGGCTGATCACGGGAGTGGTAGCGAGCGCCGTGACGCCACGACCCAGGTCAGCTATCGCGATCTCTTGCCCGAAGCGCCGCCGAAGCAGGAGGCTGAGCCGGAGCTTTCGGTGCTGTGTCGCAGCATCGAGCAAGTCCAAGCGGCCTTGGACAGCGGGGCAGGCGTAATTTACTGCGATTTCGAAGATCCGCGCCGCTACAAGGATGCCGTGGCCCTGCGCCAGAATGGCGGAGCTTCGAAGATCCTGCTGGCCACGCCGCGGATCCTCAAGCCGGGCGAGAGCGGATACCTCAAGCTCATCGAGCGGGCCGAGCCGGATGGCGTGCTGCTCCGGAACCTCGCCTCGCTTCAGTACTATAAGGATCGTAGTGATTTGCTGAAAGTCGGCGATTTTTCGCTGAATGTCGCGAACCCGATCACCGCGAAGCTTCTCAAAGGTGCCGCGAACCTCGACCGCCTTACCGTTTCCTATGACCTGAACATCGGACAAGTGATGGATCTTCTGAACGGTGCCCCTTCGGAATGGTTCGAGCTTACGATCCACCAGCACATGCCCATGTTCCATATGGAGCATTGCGTGTTCTGCACCTTCCTCAGCACCGGTACTACCTACAAGGATTGCGGGCGCCCCTGTGAAACGCATATCGTCCACTTGCGCGACCGGGTGGGCCAACTCCATCGCCTGATGGCGGACGTCGGCTGCCGGAACACGCTCTTCAATGGCCGGGCCCAGACCGGTGCCCGCTTCTTCAGCGAGCTTCGCGCGACCGGCCTGGCGAAGTACCGCATCGAACTCCTCGACGAGGATGACCTCGGAGCGCTGCGGACCATCTCCGCCTACCGCGATCTTCTGGCTGGAAAGACGGATGCGGAGACCCTCCTGGAAAACGTGAAGGCCTTCGAGAAGCTGGGAGTGACGGAGGGGACCCTGGTCTGA
- a CDS encoding RNA-binding S4 domain-containing protein, translating into MEPVRVDKWMWAVRLFKTRGLAAKACETGRVKTGDRILKPASELRGGELIELPFPEGPGTRVVRVLGLIEKRVGPPEARAACEELTPEEVIEQRKIWNESRSHRLEGDQGRPTKRNRRQLEERRGFFE; encoded by the coding sequence ATGGAACCGGTGCGAGTGGACAAGTGGATGTGGGCCGTGCGCCTTTTCAAGACGCGCGGATTGGCGGCAAAGGCCTGTGAAACCGGCCGAGTGAAGACCGGGGACAGGATCCTGAAGCCCGCCTCGGAACTCCGCGGCGGCGAGTTGATCGAGCTCCCCTTCCCGGAAGGCCCCGGCACCCGGGTGGTACGGGTGCTTGGCCTGATCGAAAAACGCGTGGGGCCTCCCGAAGCTCGCGCCGCTTGTGAGGAACTCACTCCCGAGGAGGTGATCGAGCAGCGCAAAATTTGGAACGAAAGCCGGTCCCACCGCCTGGAGGGCGACCAAGGCAGGCCCACCAAGAGGAACCGCCGTCAGTTGGAAGAACGGCGGGGCTTCTTTGAATGA